The Polluticoccus soli sequence GTGCCAGCATATTCTTTTCAAACACCAGCAAAGGCAGGTCGTCTATGTTTTGCAGCGCATATGGCGGACCGGCAAATATGAAGTCATACTGCTCGGTACTCTGCTTCATGAACTTGAATACATCGCCGCGGATGATCTGCAGCTTATTGTCAATGCCCAGGGCCTTGGATGTCTTTTTAATGAAATCAATGTTGCCCAGGTCGCGTTCTATCAGAACCAGTTCTCCTGCACCACGTGACGCCAGTTCGTAGCTAATGCTGCCGGTGCCGCCAAACAGGTCGCAGGTCTTGATGTCTTCCAGGTCAATCATGTTCTCCAGTATGTTGAACAGACCTTCCTTGGCCACATCGGTAGTGGGCCGCGCCGGCGTGTTGGTGGGCGGGCTAAACCTTCTGCCGCTAAACTCTCCGCCTACTATACGCATGAGTACAACTGTTGAAATAAATAAACCGCTGCTTGCCATGGACCTTCCTGCACATCCATCTTGCCGGTGCCTATCTTCAGGTTCGGGAAGTAGCCGAACAGCTCGTGTATGCGGCGTGTGAGTATATTGGTCTCGGCTGCAGCGATGATGGCCAGGTGCTCTTCGTCCAGGTTTTGCTGCTGGCAAAGGAGTTTAACCTGGTAAGCTACATCCTCTACCGAGTTGTAGTTAGCCACCTGGTGCCATTGCAATTTCCTGTCTTTATATAAAGTGAGGTACACTTCACCCTCAGTGAATGTGCACTGTAGTACCTGCGACGTT is a genomic window containing:
- a CDS encoding RsmD family RNA methyltransferase, yielding MRIVGGEFSGRRFSPPTNTPARPTTDVAKEGLFNILENMIDLEDIKTCDLFGGTGSISYELASRGAGELVLIERDLGNIDFIKKTSKALGIDNKLQIIRGDVFKFMKQSTEQYDFIFAGPPYALQNIDDLPLLVFEKNMLAPGGIFVLEHTPRNDYQQHPRFTRMKNYGTTIFSFFTQPSE